One segment of Carya illinoinensis cultivar Pawnee chromosome 1, C.illinoinensisPawnee_v1, whole genome shotgun sequence DNA contains the following:
- the LOC122284433 gene encoding glycerol kinase, with translation MSKEEAVFVGSIDQGTSSTRFIIYDRLARPVGSHQVEFTQFYPEAGWVEHDPMEILESVRVCIAKAVDKATADGYNVDSGLKAIGLTNQRETTLLWSKSTGCPLYNAIVWMDVRTSSICRKLEKELSGGRTHFVEVCGLPISTYFSALKLLWLMENVDAVKEAVKAGDALFGTIDTWLIWNLTGGLAGGIHVTDISNASRTMLMNLKTLNWDKPTLETLGIPAEILPKIVSNSELIGKISKGWAVTDVPISGCLGDQHAAMVGQACRKGEAKSTYGTGAFILLNTGEEIIQSKHGLLTTVAFKLGPKAPANYALEGSIAIAGAAVQWLRDSLGIISSASEIEKLASEVESTGGVYFVPAFNGLFAPWWRDDARGVCIGITRFTSKAHIARAVLESMCFQVKDVLDSMHKDAGEKGEVKNEKGEFLLRVDGGATVNNLLMQIQGDLLGSPVLRPADIETTALGAAYAAGLAVGIWTEDEIFASEEKVKSATIFSPKLGEELRKKRVESWCKAVSRTFDLADLSL, from the exons atgtCAAAGGAGGAGGCTGTGTTTGTTGGGTCAATCGACCAAGGAACCAGCAGTACCAGATTCATAATCTATGACCGCTTAGCTCGCCCAGTGGGATCTCACCAGGTCGAGTTCACTCAGTTCTATCCAGAAGCCGG ATGGGTGGAGCATGACCCCATGGAGATTCTGGAGAGTGTGAGGGTTTGCATTGCCAAGGCAGTGGACAAGGCAACAGCAGATGGATACAACGTGGACAGTGGGTTGAAGGCTATTGGTTTGACCAATCAGAGGGAAACAACTCTGTTGTGGAGCAAATCCACCGGTTGTCCGCTTTACAACGCTATTGTTTGGATGGATGTTCGAACTAGTTCTATTTGCAG AAAATTGGAGAAGGAATTGTCAGGCGGGAGAACTCATTTTGTGGAAGTTTGTGGTCTGCCGATAAGCACCTATTTCAGTGCACTGAAGCTCCTCTGGTTGATGGAAAATGTGGATGCTGTCAAGGAGGCAGTGAAAGCAGGGGATGCTCTGTTTGGAACTATAGACACTTGGTTGATCTGGAACTTAACGGGTGGGCTAGCTGGAGGAATACATGTCACTGATATCTCAAATGCATCAAGAACAATGCTCATGAATCTCAAAACACTTAATTGGGATAAACCCACTTTAGAAACCCTAGGGATCCCAGCTGAAATTCTGCCCAAAATTGTCAGTAATTCTGAGCTTATTGGAAAAATATCCAAAGGATGGGCAGTTACTGATGTCCCAATTTCAGGATGTTTAGGTGACCAACATGCCGCGATGGTGGGGCAAGCTTGTAGGAAAGGTGAGGCTAAAAGCACTTATGGAactggtgctttcatacttctCAACACAGGTGAAGAGATAATCCAGTCAAAGCATGGGCTTCTAACCACCGTAGCATTCAAGCTTGGCCCTAAAGCTCCAGCAAATTATGCTCTGGAGGGATCGATTGCTATTGCTGGGGCTGCAGTTCAGTGGCTGAGAGACAGTCTTGGGATTATTAGTAGTGCGAGTGAGATCGAGAAATTGGCATCAGAGGTTGAATCCACAGGCGGGGTTTATTTTGTTCCTGCTTTTAATGGATTGTTTGCTCCTTGGTGGCGTGATGATGCTCGTGGAGTTTGTATTGGGATCACAAGGTTTACAAGCAAGGCTCATATTGCTCGAGCTGTTCTTGAGAGTATGTGTTTCCAAGTCAAAGATGTGCTGGATTCAATGCACAAAGATGCTGGGGAGAAGGGTGAGGTTAAGAATGAGAAGGGAGAATTCTTGCTTAGGGTTGATGGTGGTGCTACTGTTAATAATCTTTTGATGCAAATTCAG GGAGACTTGTTGGGAAGTCCAGTGTTGAGACCAGCTGACATAGAAACAACTGCTCTTGGAGCAGCCTATGCTGCTGGATTAGCTGTTGGCATTTGGACAGAAGATGAGATTTTCGCTTCCGAAGAAAAGGTTAAAAGTGCCACCATATTCAGTCCAAAATTGGGTGAGGAGTTGAGGAAGAAAAGGGTGGAGTCTTGGTGCAAGGCTGTTTCCAGAACTTTTGACTTGGCTGATCTTTCTCTTTGA
- the LOC122301024 gene encoding uncharacterized protein LOC122301024, which produces MKILQRYELASGQVLNKEKSSLFFSTNTGAVEKSSILKGAGGVVCGNYDKYLGLPAMVGKSKYNTFRSVKERVWQKMESWKNKFLSQAGNEVLIKAVLQAIPSYIMSVFKLPRNLCYELNMLCSRFWWGYKDDARKVHWWNWEKMGIQKSRGGMGFRDLESFNSAMLAK; this is translated from the coding sequence ATGAAAATACTTCAGAGGTATGAACTTGCATCGGGTCAAGTCTTAAACAAGGAGAaatcttctttgtttttcagcaccAACACAGGGGCAGTGGAGAAGAGCAGCATTTTAAAAGGTGCAGGAGGAGTAGTGTGTGGCAACTATGATAAGTACCTAGGACTTCCTGCTATGGTGGGCAAGTCTAAATATAATACTTTCAGAAGTGTGAAGGAGAGGGTGTGGCAGAAGATGGAAAGTTGGAAGAACAAATTCTTATCTCAAGCTGGCAATGAGGTGTTAATCAAGGCTGTTTTGCAAGCTATCCCCTCTTATATTATGAGTGTGTTCAAGCTACCCAGAAATTTATGCTACGAGTTGAATATGCTATGTTCGAGATTCTGGTGGGGCTATAAAGATGATGCAAGAAAAGTTCATTGGTGGAATTGGGAGAAGATGGGAATACAGAAAAGTAGAGGAGGGATGGGCTTCCGAGACTTAGAAAGCTTCAATTCTGCCATGTTAGCTAAGTAG